Proteins encoded within one genomic window of Chloroflexota bacterium:
- the radC gene encoding DNA repair protein RadC, whose amino-acid sequence MAGRKHAAEPTAGLEYSPRISDLVAGDRPRERLKTHGAAVLTNAELLAIVLRVGTQGENVVRLSERLLTEHGGLGGLYRAPMDELVRVRGMGESKVTQIKAALELGRRLMVEAPDERPVVKSPADAANLVLVEMGALEQEQMRTILLDTRNRVLHIQTVYAGNLNSAIVRVGELFREAIRRNCAALIVAHNHPSGDPSPSPDDVRVTEQIVEAGKLLDIEVLDHLVIGHGRYVSLKDRGLGFG is encoded by the coding sequence ATGGCCGGACGCAAGCACGCGGCGGAGCCAACCGCCGGCCTCGAATACAGCCCCCGCATCAGCGACCTCGTCGCCGGCGACCGCCCGCGCGAGCGCCTCAAGACGCACGGCGCGGCGGTGCTGACCAACGCCGAGTTGCTGGCGATTGTCCTGCGCGTCGGCACGCAGGGCGAGAACGTCGTGCGGCTGTCGGAACGGCTGCTGACCGAGCACGGTGGGCTGGGCGGCCTGTACCGCGCGCCGATGGATGAACTGGTGCGCGTGCGCGGCATGGGCGAGAGCAAGGTCACGCAGATCAAGGCGGCGCTCGAGCTCGGCCGGCGGCTGATGGTCGAAGCGCCCGATGAGCGGCCGGTCGTCAAGTCGCCGGCCGATGCGGCCAACCTGGTGCTGGTCGAGATGGGCGCGCTGGAGCAGGAGCAGATGCGTACCATCCTGCTCGACACCCGCAACCGCGTGCTCCACATCCAGACGGTCTATGCCGGCAACCTCAACAGCGCGATCGTGCGCGTCGGTGAACTGTTCCGCGAGGCGATCCGGCGCAACTGCGCCGCGCTGATCGTCGCGCACAATCACCCCAGCGGCGACCCGTCGCCCTCGCCCGACGACGTGCGCGTCACCGAGCAGATCGTCGAGGCCGGCAAACTGCTCGACATCGAGGTGCTCGACCACCTGGTGATCGGGCACGGCCGCTACGTCAGCCTTAAGGACCGCGGACTCGGATTCGGCTGA
- a CDS encoding TIGR04255 family protein, giving the protein MGKLYAHAPIVEALCEFRFVPSQPWDWTVPGLVYDKVKADFPHKQQQNVLQVEMHAEADTVGQTVKGGMARMQFLRQDKRGLLQVGPDLLIVNQLKPYAHWAQFKEMVGRGLQVYRQVAEPKALARIGLRYINRIEIPLSEVQIEEYMVAVPHIPATVPQVFASWIVRVEIPFEQSNGLLALQSGQIGQDGKGLAFLLDLDFMTLNAEAVMLDSALQWVETAHDNLERTFEACITDTTRRLFGEQL; this is encoded by the coding sequence ATGGGCAAATTGTATGCGCATGCCCCGATTGTGGAAGCGCTTTGTGAGTTCCGGTTCGTGCCCAGCCAACCGTGGGACTGGACGGTTCCGGGACTGGTGTACGACAAGGTCAAGGCCGACTTCCCTCACAAACAACAACAGAACGTCCTGCAAGTTGAGATGCATGCCGAAGCCGATACGGTCGGCCAGACCGTCAAAGGCGGCATGGCGCGCATGCAATTTCTGCGCCAGGACAAACGCGGGTTGCTTCAAGTCGGGCCTGATCTACTCATTGTCAACCAACTCAAGCCGTATGCCCATTGGGCGCAGTTCAAGGAGATGGTGGGCCGGGGGCTGCAAGTATATCGCCAGGTCGCCGAACCTAAAGCGCTTGCGCGCATCGGGTTGCGTTACATCAATCGAATCGAAATCCCGTTGTCAGAAGTTCAGATTGAAGAATACATGGTGGCCGTGCCGCACATTCCGGCAACCGTGCCCCAGGTGTTCGCTTCTTGGATCGTGCGCGTCGAGATACCATTTGAGCAGTCAAACGGTCTGCTGGCGCTGCAGTCGGGCCAGATCGGACAGGACGGCAAGGGGCTGGCATTTCTGCTCGATCTGGATTTCATGACGCTCAATGCCGAAGCCGTGATGTTGGACAGCGCATTGCAGTGGGTGGAAACGGCTCACGACAACCTTGAACGGACGTTTGAGGCGTGTATTACAGACACTACCCGACGCCTGTTTGGAGAACAGCTATGA
- a CDS encoding DEAD/DEAH box helicase family protein, producing MPRLRKTSPDQLGLLEVRLPTAPCVPAIREAVKTWRDGGYKGASETTRLLLNHWFKTDHRINGRKFAYYYFQREAIETLIYLYEVAGIRRHKDLLETYAPANLTDLRLLQHDEFARYAVKMATGSGKTKVMALAILWQYFNAVAEGRDDYARTFLLIAPNVIVLERLKTDFTNGRIFRSDPMIPPALRTFWDFDVYVRGDAERAHAAGALYLTNIQQFHDRAGNGNDEPEAMTGVMGPPPPAQTTEIEDFDKRIVTRGGLCAVLNDEAHHTHDEDSEWNKFIRQLHDDLRGKVNDGQAPAGLAAQLDFTATPRYSKGALFTWTVYDYPLKQAILDSIVKRPVKGVARNIQEGRSSIASTRYKPFLTAGVERWKEYVAQLAPLKRKPVLFVMMNDTAEADEVADYLQKTYPTEFGGDKTLVIHTNRTGDVAKGQEDDLRDKAKFVDRPSSPINCIVSVLMLREGWDVEGVTVVVGLRPYTAKANILPEQTIGRGLRLMFRNQAEQYQERVDVIGNNAFIKFVEELEKTEEMAFETFEIGKDKLTIVTIKPDEAKLDKDISIPTLSPILARKKSLAAEIAALDVSAFTCPKLPRKQGDGTAEKFQYEGYDIITLQKLVEREYTIPEAQTSQEVISFYAKRIADEVKLPSQFAALAPKVREFLATKAFGEPVDLDDPTLIKPLSSNVAQYVVVQTFVKALRDVVVQQLEPQLTGAGRKLSETPPFPYSRPTLEAAKCVFNLCPCDNEFEKEFAAFLQKAGDVSRFSKLPQPFAFSIEYTDAVSNLRYYEPDFVAVAHDGAHYLIETKGREDVDVANKNRAAQLWCENASTLTGTPWQFVIVRQKDYEQLQPTEFADLMALAGPPPFA from the coding sequence ATGCCCCGCCTCCGCAAAACCTCGCCCGACCAACTCGGATTGCTCGAAGTCCGCTTGCCAACCGCGCCCTGCGTGCCCGCCATCCGCGAAGCCGTCAAGACTTGGCGCGACGGCGGTTACAAGGGCGCCAGCGAGACGACGCGCCTGCTGCTCAATCACTGGTTCAAGACCGACCATCGCATCAACGGGCGCAAGTTCGCCTACTACTACTTCCAGCGCGAAGCGATCGAAACGCTCATCTACCTGTACGAGGTGGCCGGTATTCGGCGACACAAGGACCTGCTCGAAACCTATGCGCCGGCCAACCTGACCGACCTGCGCCTGCTCCAACACGACGAGTTCGCCCGCTATGCGGTCAAGATGGCGACCGGCAGCGGCAAGACTAAAGTCATGGCGCTGGCGATCCTCTGGCAATACTTCAACGCTGTGGCCGAGGGGCGCGACGACTACGCCAGGACGTTCCTGCTCATCGCGCCGAACGTGATCGTCCTGGAACGCCTCAAGACCGACTTCACCAACGGGCGCATCTTCCGCAGCGACCCGATGATACCCCCGGCACTGCGCACCTTCTGGGATTTTGACGTATACGTGCGCGGCGACGCCGAGCGCGCGCACGCCGCCGGCGCGTTGTACCTGACCAACATCCAGCAGTTCCACGACCGGGCCGGCAACGGCAACGACGAGCCCGAGGCCATGACCGGCGTCATGGGACCTCCCCCGCCCGCCCAGACCACGGAGATCGAGGATTTCGACAAGCGCATTGTCACGCGGGGCGGGCTCTGCGCCGTCCTCAACGACGAGGCGCACCACACCCACGACGAAGACAGCGAGTGGAACAAGTTCATTCGCCAACTGCATGACGACCTACGCGGCAAGGTCAACGATGGACAGGCTCCGGCCGGCCTCGCCGCCCAACTGGACTTCACCGCCACCCCGCGCTACAGCAAGGGCGCGCTGTTCACCTGGACGGTATATGACTACCCGCTCAAGCAGGCGATCCTCGATTCCATCGTCAAGCGCCCCGTCAAGGGCGTGGCCCGCAACATCCAGGAAGGCCGCTCATCCATCGCCAGCACGCGTTACAAACCGTTCCTGACCGCCGGCGTGGAACGCTGGAAGGAATACGTCGCGCAACTCGCGCCGCTCAAGCGCAAGCCCGTCCTGTTCGTGATGATGAACGACACTGCCGAGGCCGACGAAGTAGCCGACTACCTGCAAAAGACCTACCCGACGGAGTTCGGCGGCGACAAGACGCTGGTCATCCACACCAATCGGACCGGCGACGTCGCCAAAGGGCAGGAAGACGACCTGCGCGACAAGGCCAAGTTCGTCGATAGGCCGAGCAGCCCGATCAACTGCATCGTCAGCGTGCTCATGCTGCGCGAGGGCTGGGACGTCGAGGGCGTCACGGTCGTTGTCGGCCTGCGCCCCTACACGGCGAAGGCGAACATCCTGCCCGAGCAGACCATCGGGCGCGGCCTGCGGCTCATGTTCCGCAACCAGGCCGAGCAGTACCAGGAGCGCGTCGATGTGATCGGCAACAACGCCTTCATCAAGTTCGTCGAGGAACTTGAGAAGACCGAGGAGATGGCGTTCGAGACGTTCGAGATCGGCAAAGACAAACTGACCATCGTCACGATCAAGCCCGACGAAGCCAAACTCGACAAGGACATCTCGATCCCCACCCTCTCACCCATCCTGGCGCGCAAGAAGTCGCTGGCGGCGGAGATTGCGGCGCTGGACGTGTCCGCGTTCACCTGCCCGAAACTGCCGCGCAAGCAAGGCGACGGGACCGCCGAGAAGTTCCAGTACGAGGGCTACGACATCATCACGCTGCAAAAACTGGTCGAGCGCGAGTACACCATTCCCGAAGCCCAGACGTCACAGGAAGTCATATCGTTCTACGCCAAGCGCATCGCAGATGAGGTCAAACTGCCGTCACAGTTCGCCGCACTGGCGCCCAAAGTGCGCGAGTTCCTGGCGACCAAAGCGTTCGGGGAGCCGGTCGATCTGGACGATCCGACCCTGATCAAGCCGCTCAGTTCCAACGTAGCGCAGTATGTGGTCGTGCAGACGTTCGTCAAAGCCCTGCGCGATGTGGTCGTGCAGCAACTCGAACCGCAGTTGACCGGCGCGGGCCGCAAACTGTCGGAGACGCCACCCTTCCCGTACTCCCGGCCAACGCTCGAAGCCGCCAAGTGCGTGTTCAACCTGTGCCCCTGCGACAACGAGTTCGAGAAGGAGTTCGCCGCGTTCTTGCAGAAAGCCGGCGACGTTAGCCGCTTCTCCAAACTGCCGCAGCCGTTCGCGTTCAGCATCGAATACACCGATGCCGTCAGCAACCTGCGTTACTACGAGCCGGATTTTGTCGCCGTCGCGCACGACGGGGCGCACTACCTGATCGAGACCAAAGGCCGCGAAGATGTGGACGTGGCGAACAAGAACCGCGCCGCGCAACTCTGGTGCGAGAACGCCAGCACCCTGACCGGCACGCCCTGGCAGTTCGTGATCGTGCGGCAGAAAGACTACGAGCAACTCCAGCCCACCGAGTTCGCCGACCTGATGGCGCTGGCCGGACCGCCGCCGTTTGCATAG
- a CDS encoding cysteine synthase family protein yields the protein MQASIVGPAAGAPTAAPAPLGRGVVDSIGNTPLFRLPHLAVPAGVQLLVKAEWYNPGGSVKDRAAKYIIEDALRRGLLGNGRTLIDSTSGNTGIGYAMVGAALGIPVALVMPENVSSERIQRARAYGATIMFSDPLEGSDGAIRMVRQLAADRPDAYWYANQYNNAANVRAHMETTGPEIMAQTEGRVTHFVAGLGTSGTLVGVGRYLKRVKPSSRIVAVEPADELQVIEGLKHMASAIVPGIYDPSVHNEQIAVEAEDAWQMTRWLARSEGLFVGFSSGAAVHAAVQVARSLREGVIVALLPDSGDKYLSTRLFE from the coding sequence ATGCAGGCATCCATCGTCGGGCCGGCGGCGGGCGCTCCAACTGCTGCGCCCGCGCCGCTCGGTCGCGGCGTGGTCGACAGCATCGGCAACACGCCGCTGTTCCGTCTGCCGCACCTGGCCGTGCCGGCCGGCGTGCAGTTGCTCGTCAAGGCCGAGTGGTACAACCCGGGCGGCTCCGTGAAAGACCGCGCGGCGAAATACATCATCGAGGACGCCCTGCGGCGCGGCCTGCTCGGCAACGGCCGCACGCTGATCGACTCGACCAGCGGCAACACCGGCATCGGCTACGCGATGGTCGGCGCGGCGCTCGGCATTCCGGTCGCGCTGGTCATGCCGGAGAACGTCAGCAGCGAGCGCATCCAGCGCGCGCGTGCCTACGGCGCGACGATCATGTTCAGCGATCCGCTGGAAGGCTCCGACGGCGCCATCCGTATGGTGCGGCAACTGGCAGCCGACCGGCCGGACGCGTACTGGTACGCCAACCAGTACAACAACGCGGCCAACGTGCGCGCGCACATGGAGACGACCGGGCCGGAGATCATGGCGCAGACCGAAGGGCGCGTGACGCATTTCGTCGCCGGGCTGGGCACCAGCGGCACGCTGGTCGGCGTCGGGCGCTACCTGAAACGGGTCAAGCCGTCTTCGCGGATCGTCGCTGTCGAGCCGGCCGACGAGTTGCAGGTGATCGAGGGACTGAAGCACATGGCAAGCGCCATCGTGCCGGGCATCTACGACCCGTCGGTGCACAACGAGCAGATCGCCGTCGAGGCCGAGGACGCCTGGCAGATGACGCGCTGGTTGGCGCGCAGCGAAGGGCTGTTCGTCGGCTTCTCGTCCGGCGCGGCGGTGCATGCCGCTGTGCAGGTCGCGCGTTCACTGCGCGAGGGCGTCATCGTCGCCCTCTTGCCGGATAGCGGCGACAAGTACTTGAGTACGCGACTTTTCGAATAG